The following proteins are co-located in the Camelina sativa cultivar DH55 chromosome 12, Cs, whole genome shotgun sequence genome:
- the LOC104729742 gene encoding probable ribosome-binding factor A, chloroplastic yields the protein MMANVLHTNQSHFLFFNHHPPISTVHSKSQSFHFPQSMAPVNSLRTNLSVRRSVRCMANPRRVKMVAKQIMRELSDMLLTDTVLQHAVLPEAALGADRYLSSLTTISDVEVSNDLQVVKVYVSVFGDDRGKDVAIAGLKSKAKYVRSELGKRMKLRLTPEVRFIEDESMERGSRVIAILDKIKAEKGSGEGVNEPSDSAEDNDNWEVDDPDEDIIYVK from the exons ATGATGGCTAACGTGCTTCACACCAATCAATCTCACTTCTTATTCTTCAATCATCATCCGCCAATCTCCACCGTTCATTCAAAGTCGCAGTCTTTTCACTTCCCGCAATCAATGGCTCCGGTTAACAGCCTCCGTACGAATCTCTCCGTTCGCCGGAGTGTACGGTGTATGGCGAACCCGAGGCGAGTGAAGATGGTGGCTAAGCAGATAATGAGGGAACTTTCTGATATGCTTCTCACTGACACTGTTTTACAGCACGCCGTGTTGCCTGAAGCTGCACTTGGAGCTGACCGCTACCTATCTTCCCTGACCACTATCAGCGATGTTGAGGTCTCTAATGATTTGCAG GTGGTGAAAGTATATGTATCCGTGTTTGGTGATGATAGAGGGAAAGATGTTGCAATTGCGGGGTTGAAATCAAAAGCTAAGTACGTTAGGAGTGAGCTTGGGAAGCGAATGAAGTTGAGATTGACGCCTGAGGTCAGATTTATTGAGGATGAGTCTATGGAAAGAGGAAGCAGG GTTATTGCAATACTGGACAAAATAAAAGCTGAGAAAGGAAGCGGTGAGGGTGTAAACGAACCATCTGATTCAGCAGAGGATAATGATAATTGGGAAGTGGATGACCCTGACGAAGACATCATCTATGTAAAGTAA
- the LOC104729744 gene encoding NADH dehydrogenase [ubiquinone] 1 beta subcomplex subunit 9, giving the protein MSGVSTAAYFARRAAQKERVRILYRRALKDTLNWAVHRHIFYRDASDLREKFNANQDVEDIDRIDKLIAHGESEYNKWRHPDPYIVPWAPGGSKFCRNPTPPAGIEIVYNYGLEDNP; this is encoded by the exons ATGAGCGGAGTTTCGACGGCGGCGTACTTTGCGCGGCGAGCGGCACAGAAGGAGAGGGTACGAATCCTGTATCGCCGTGCTCTGAAAGATACTCTCAATTGGGCTGTTCATCGCCATATCTTCTACCGTGAC GCTTCTGATCTGCGTGAGAAGTTCAATGCCAACCAAGATGTG GAGGACATTGATAGAATCGACAAACTGATCGCTCATGGTGAATCAGAATACAACAAATGGCGGCACCCTGATCCTTATATCG TTCCATGGGCTCCTGGTGGCTCAAAGTTCTGTAGAAACCCTACTCCGCCTGCTGGG ATTGAGATTGTGTACAACTATGGTCTAGAAGACAACCCATAA
- the LOC104733142 gene encoding V-type proton ATPase 16 kDa proteolipid subunit, with protein MSSLFGVNVRQAHAQNDGTAKSGAAYGTAKSGVGVASMGVMRPELVMKSIVTVVMAGVLGIYGLIIAVIISTGINPKAKSYYLFDGYAHLSSGFACGLAGLSAGMAIGIVGDAGVRANAQQPKLFVGMILILIFAEALALYGLIVGIILSSRAGQSRAE; from the exons ATGTCTTCTTTGTTTGGTGTTAATGTCAG GCAGGCCCATGCCCAAAATGACGGGACGGCAAAGAGTGGAGCTGCTTACGGGACGGCAAAGAGTGGAGTTGGTGTGGCGTCAATGGGAGTAATGAGACCAGAGTTAGTGATGAAATCAATAGTAACTGTTGTTATGGCTGGTGTGTTGGGTATATATGGGTTGATCATAGCTGTTATCATCAGTACAGGGATTAACCCAAAGGCTAAATCTTACTACCTCTTTGATGGTTACGCACATCTCTCCTCTGGTTTTGCTTGTGGTCTTGCTGGTCTTTCTGCTGGAATGGCCATTGGTATTGTTGGTGATGCTGGTGTCAGGGCAAATGCTCAACAGCCTAAGCTCTTCGTCGGGATGATTCTTATCCTTATCTTCGCAGAAGCGCTCGCTCTTTACGGGCTTATTGTAGGAATCATCCTCTCTTCACGAGCTGGCCAGTCTAGAGCTGAATGA
- the LOC104729743 gene encoding arginine decarboxylase 2 isoform X3: protein MPALACVCTSFVPPSYAFSNTTAADVFIPASSPTSAAQAPLSTCAIPASSPTSAAAASVVDSSRRWSSSLSSSLYRIDGWGAPYFVANPSGNISVRPHGSETLPHQDVDLLKIVKKVTDPKSSGGLGLQLPLIVRFPDVLKNRLECLQSAFDFAIQSQGYGAHYQGVYPVKCNQDRFVVEDIVKFGSSFRFGLEAGSKPEILLAMSCLCKGNPDAFLVCNGFKDAEYVSLALLGRKLALNSVIVLEQEEELDLVIELSQKMNVRPVIGLRAKLRTKHSGHFGSTSGEKGKFGLTTTQIVRVVRRLSESGMLDCLQLLHFHIGSQIPSTSLLSDGVSEAAQLYCELVRLGANMKVFDIGGGLGIDYDGSKSGDSDLSVAYTLEEYAEAVVASVRFVCDRRSVKHPVICSESGRAIVSHHSVLIFEAVSVAKPMVHHQETPNDIQFLLEGDEEALANYEDIYAALMRGDRESCLLYVDQLKQRCVKGFKEGVFSIEQLASVDGLCEWVLKAIGASDPVHTYNINLSVFTSIPDLWGIDQLFPIVPIHKLDQRPGARGIFSDLTCDSDGKINKFIGGETSLPLHELDNNGSGGSGGRYFLGMFLGGAYEEALGGFHNLFGGPSVVRVSQSDGPHSFAVTRAVPGQSSADVLRLMQHEPELMFQTLKHRAEEMMHTKSSSDEDEVEEEDDDNEFNDVAACLDRSFHNMPYLATEQASPSNSLSAAINNLGFYYCEEDSFDYLSV, encoded by the exons ATGCCTGCTTTAGCTTGCGTTTGTACTTCCTTTGTTCCTCCTAGCTACGCTTTCTCCAACACCACCGCCGCTGATGTCTTTATCCCGGCGTCTTCACCAACTTCCGCCGCTCAGGCCCCGCTTAGCACATGTGCTATCCCGGCGTCTTCACCAACTTCCGCCGCCGCTGCTTCCGTTGTTGACAGCTCTCGCCGTTGGTCTTCCTCTCTCTCGTCGTCTCTTTACCGAATCGATGGATGGGGAGCTCCTTATTTCGTCGCTAATCCCTCTGGTAACATCTCTGTTCGTCCTCACGGCTCTGAGACTTTGCCTCACCAAGACGTCGATTTGCTCAAGATCGTTAAGAAGGTGACGGATCCGAAATCCTCCGGTGGTTTGGGGTTGCAGCTCCCTCTTATCGTTCGTTTCCCTGATGTGTTGAAGAACAGGCTCGAGTGTCTTCAATCTGCGTTTGATTTCGCGATTCAGAGCCAAGGGTATGGTGCTCATTACCAAGGTGTTTATCCTGTGAAATGTAACCAGGATCGATTCGTTGTTGAGGATATTGTCAAGTTTGGATCTtcgtttcggtttggtttggaagCTGGCTCTAAACCTGAGATCCTTCTCGCTATGAGCTGCTTGTGTAAAGGTAACCCTGATGCCTTTCTTGTGTGTAATGGTTTCAAAGACGCTGAGTATGTGTCCTTGGCCCTGCTTGGGAGAAAGCTTGCGTTGAACTCTGTGATTGTGcttgagcaagaagaagagcttgatTTGGTTATTGAGCTTAGCCAGAAGATGAATGTGAGGCCTGTGATTGGGTTAAGGGCTAAGCTGAGGACTAAACACTCGGGGCATTTTGGTTCAACTTCAGGTGAAAAGGGCAAGTTTGGATTGACTACTACTCAGATTGTTCGTGTGGTGAGGAGGCTGAGCGAATCTGGTATGCTTGATTGTCTCCAGCTTCTGCATTTTCACATTGGTTCACAGATTCCATCGACTTCGTTGCTCTCTGATGGTGTTTCCGAGGCTGCTCAGCTTTACTGTGAACTTGTGCGTCTTGGTGCAAATATGAAAGTTTTCGATATCGGTGGTGGTTTGGGGATTGACTACGACGGGTCTAAATCTGGAGACTCGGATCTCTCTGTTGCTTATACTCTCGAGGAGTATGCTGAAGCTGTTGTAGCTTCTGTTCGCTTTGTGTGTGACAGGAGATCAGTGAAACATCCGGTGATATGCAGTGAAAGCGGTAGAGCTATAGTCTCTCATCACTCTGTGTTGATCTTTGAAGCTGTCTCGGTAGCTAAACCGATGGTTCATCATCAAGAGACTCCTAACGATATTCAGTTCCTGCTCGAAGGTGATGAGGAAGCTCTTGCCAATTACGAGGATATTTATGCTGCTTTGATGCGTGGAGACCGTGAAAGCTGCCTCCTTTATGTCGATCAGCTGAAGCAGAGGTGTGTTAAAGGTTTCAAAGAAGGTGTTTTCAGCATCGAGCAGTTAGCTTCTGTTGATGGGTTATGCGAGTGGGTGTTGAAGGCTATAGGTGCATCTGATCCGGTTCATACTTACAATATCAATCTATCAGTCTTCACTTCGATTCCTGATCTCTGGGGGATTGATCAGCTGTTTCCTATTGTTCCTATCCATAAGCTTGATCAAAGGCCAGGGGCTCGTGGGATCTTCTCGGATTTAACTTGTGACAGTGATGGGAAGATTAACAAGTTCATAGGCGGGGAAACCAGCTTGCCGTTGCATGAGCTTGACAACAATGGCAGTGGAGGAAG TGGAGGAAGGTACTTTTTGGGTATGTTCCTTGGAGGGGCTTACGAGGAGGCGCTAGGTGGATTTCACAATCTGTTTGGTGGGCCAAGTGTGGTCCGTGTCTCGCAGAGTGATGGACCACACAGCTTTGCAGTGACCCGAGCCGTGCCTGGTCAGTCCTCAGCAGATGTTCTCCGACTAATGCAGCATGAACCTGAGCTAATGTTTCAGACCTTGAAGCACCGAGCAGAGGAAATGATGCATACCAAAAGCAGTAGCGATGAAgacgaagtagaagaagaagatgatgataatgagTTCAACGATGTCGCGGCTTGTCTCGATCGTTCGTTCCACAACATGCCGTATCTTGCAACTGAGCAGGCATCGCCAAGTAACTCTCTTTCAGCTGCGATCAATAACCTCGGGTTTTACTACTGCGAGGAAGACAGCTTCGATTACCTCTCTGTGTGA
- the LOC104729743 gene encoding arginine decarboxylase 2 isoform X4: MPALACVCTSFVPPSYAFSNTTAADVFIPASSPTSAAQAPLSTCAIPASSPTSAAAASVVDSSRRWSSSLSSSLYRIDGWGAPYFVANPSGNISVRPHGSETLPHQDVDLLKIVKKVTDPKSSGGLGLQLPLIVRFPDVLKNRLECLQSAFDFAIQSQGYGAHYQGVYPVKCNQDRFVVEDIVKFGSSFRFGLEAGSKPEILLAMSCLCKGNPDAFLVCNGFKDAEYVSLALLGRKLALNSVIVLEQEEELDLVIELSQKMNVRPVIGLRAKLRTKHSGHFGSTSGEKGKFGLTTTQIVRVVRRLSESGMLDCLQLLHFHIGSQIPSTSLLSDGVSEAAQLYCELVRLGANMKVFDIGGGLGIDYDGSKSGDSDLSVAYTLEEYAEAVVASVRFVCDRRSVKHPVICSESGRAIVSHHSVLIFEAVSVAKPMVHHQETPNDIQFLLEGDEEALANYEDIYAALMRGDRESCLLYVDQLKQRCVKGFKEGVFSIEQLASVDGLCEWVLKAIGASDPVHTYNINLSVFTSIPDLWGIDQLFPIVPIHKLDQRPGARGIFSDLTCDSDGKINKFIGGETSLPLHELDNNGSGGRYFLGMFLGGAYEEALGGFHNLFGGPSVVRVSQSDGPHSFAVTRAVPGQSSADVLRLMQHEPELMFQTLKHRAEEMMHTKSIEEEDDDNEFNDVAACLDRSFHNMPYLATEQASPSNSLSAAINNLGFYYCEEDSFDYLSV, encoded by the exons ATGCCTGCTTTAGCTTGCGTTTGTACTTCCTTTGTTCCTCCTAGCTACGCTTTCTCCAACACCACCGCCGCTGATGTCTTTATCCCGGCGTCTTCACCAACTTCCGCCGCTCAGGCCCCGCTTAGCACATGTGCTATCCCGGCGTCTTCACCAACTTCCGCCGCCGCTGCTTCCGTTGTTGACAGCTCTCGCCGTTGGTCTTCCTCTCTCTCGTCGTCTCTTTACCGAATCGATGGATGGGGAGCTCCTTATTTCGTCGCTAATCCCTCTGGTAACATCTCTGTTCGTCCTCACGGCTCTGAGACTTTGCCTCACCAAGACGTCGATTTGCTCAAGATCGTTAAGAAGGTGACGGATCCGAAATCCTCCGGTGGTTTGGGGTTGCAGCTCCCTCTTATCGTTCGTTTCCCTGATGTGTTGAAGAACAGGCTCGAGTGTCTTCAATCTGCGTTTGATTTCGCGATTCAGAGCCAAGGGTATGGTGCTCATTACCAAGGTGTTTATCCTGTGAAATGTAACCAGGATCGATTCGTTGTTGAGGATATTGTCAAGTTTGGATCTtcgtttcggtttggtttggaagCTGGCTCTAAACCTGAGATCCTTCTCGCTATGAGCTGCTTGTGTAAAGGTAACCCTGATGCCTTTCTTGTGTGTAATGGTTTCAAAGACGCTGAGTATGTGTCCTTGGCCCTGCTTGGGAGAAAGCTTGCGTTGAACTCTGTGATTGTGcttgagcaagaagaagagcttgatTTGGTTATTGAGCTTAGCCAGAAGATGAATGTGAGGCCTGTGATTGGGTTAAGGGCTAAGCTGAGGACTAAACACTCGGGGCATTTTGGTTCAACTTCAGGTGAAAAGGGCAAGTTTGGATTGACTACTACTCAGATTGTTCGTGTGGTGAGGAGGCTGAGCGAATCTGGTATGCTTGATTGTCTCCAGCTTCTGCATTTTCACATTGGTTCACAGATTCCATCGACTTCGTTGCTCTCTGATGGTGTTTCCGAGGCTGCTCAGCTTTACTGTGAACTTGTGCGTCTTGGTGCAAATATGAAAGTTTTCGATATCGGTGGTGGTTTGGGGATTGACTACGACGGGTCTAAATCTGGAGACTCGGATCTCTCTGTTGCTTATACTCTCGAGGAGTATGCTGAAGCTGTTGTAGCTTCTGTTCGCTTTGTGTGTGACAGGAGATCAGTGAAACATCCGGTGATATGCAGTGAAAGCGGTAGAGCTATAGTCTCTCATCACTCTGTGTTGATCTTTGAAGCTGTCTCGGTAGCTAAACCGATGGTTCATCATCAAGAGACTCCTAACGATATTCAGTTCCTGCTCGAAGGTGATGAGGAAGCTCTTGCCAATTACGAGGATATTTATGCTGCTTTGATGCGTGGAGACCGTGAAAGCTGCCTCCTTTATGTCGATCAGCTGAAGCAGAGGTGTGTTAAAGGTTTCAAAGAAGGTGTTTTCAGCATCGAGCAGTTAGCTTCTGTTGATGGGTTATGCGAGTGGGTGTTGAAGGCTATAGGTGCATCTGATCCGGTTCATACTTACAATATCAATCTATCAGTCTTCACTTCGATTCCTGATCTCTGGGGGATTGATCAGCTGTTTCCTATTGTTCCTATCCATAAGCTTGATCAAAGGCCAGGGGCTCGTGGGATCTTCTCGGATTTAACTTGTGACAGTGATGGGAAGATTAACAAGTTCATAGGCGGGGAAACCAGCTTGCCGTTGCATGAGCTTGACAACAATGGCAGTGGAGGAAGGTACTTTTTGGGTATGTTCCTTGGAGGGGCTTACGAGGAGGCGCTAGGTGGATTTCACAATCTGTTTGGTGGGCCAAGTGTGGTCCGTGTCTCGCAGAGTGATGGACCACACAGCTTTGCAGTGACCCGAGCCGTGCCTGGTCAGTCCTCAGCAGATGTTCTCCGACTAATGCAGCATGAACCTGAGCTAATGTTTCAGACCTTGAAGCACCGAGCAGAGGAAATGATGCATACCAAAAGCA tagaagaagaagatgatgataatgagTTCAACGATGTCGCGGCTTGTCTCGATCGTTCGTTCCACAACATGCCGTATCTTGCAACTGAGCAGGCATCGCCAAGTAACTCTCTTTCAGCTGCGATCAATAACCTCGGGTTTTACTACTGCGAGGAAGACAGCTTCGATTACCTCTCTGTGTGA
- the LOC104729743 gene encoding arginine decarboxylase 2 isoform X2, with product MPALACVCTSFVPPSYAFSNTTAADVFIPASSPTSAAQAPLSTCAIPASSPTSAAAASVVDSSRRWSSSLSSSLYRIDGWGAPYFVANPSGNISVRPHGSETLPHQDVDLLKIVKKVTDPKSSGGLGLQLPLIVRFPDVLKNRLECLQSAFDFAIQSQGYGAHYQGVYPVKCNQDRFVVEDIVKFGSSFRFGLEAGSKPEILLAMSCLCKGNPDAFLVCNGFKDAEYVSLALLGRKLALNSVIVLEQEEELDLVIELSQKMNVRPVIGLRAKLRTKHSGHFGSTSGEKGKFGLTTTQIVRVVRRLSESGMLDCLQLLHFHIGSQIPSTSLLSDGVSEAAQLYCELVRLGANMKVFDIGGGLGIDYDGSKSGDSDLSVAYTLEEYAEAVVASVRFVCDRRSVKHPVICSESGRAIVSHHSVLIFEAVSVAKPMVHHQETPNDIQFLLEGDEEALANYEDIYAALMRGDRESCLLYVDQLKQRCVKGFKEGVFSIEQLASVDGLCEWVLKAIGASDPVHTYNINLSVFTSIPDLWGIDQLFPIVPIHKLDQRPGARGIFSDLTCDSDGKINKFIGGETSLPLHELDNNGSGGRYFLGMFLGGAYEEALGGFHNLFGGPSVVRVSQSDGPHSFAVTRAVPGQSSADVLRLMQHEPELMFQTLKHRAEEMMHTKSSSDEDEVEEEDDDNEFNDVAACLDRSFHNMPYLATEQASPSNSLSAAINNLGFYYCEEDSFDYLSV from the exons ATGCCTGCTTTAGCTTGCGTTTGTACTTCCTTTGTTCCTCCTAGCTACGCTTTCTCCAACACCACCGCCGCTGATGTCTTTATCCCGGCGTCTTCACCAACTTCCGCCGCTCAGGCCCCGCTTAGCACATGTGCTATCCCGGCGTCTTCACCAACTTCCGCCGCCGCTGCTTCCGTTGTTGACAGCTCTCGCCGTTGGTCTTCCTCTCTCTCGTCGTCTCTTTACCGAATCGATGGATGGGGAGCTCCTTATTTCGTCGCTAATCCCTCTGGTAACATCTCTGTTCGTCCTCACGGCTCTGAGACTTTGCCTCACCAAGACGTCGATTTGCTCAAGATCGTTAAGAAGGTGACGGATCCGAAATCCTCCGGTGGTTTGGGGTTGCAGCTCCCTCTTATCGTTCGTTTCCCTGATGTGTTGAAGAACAGGCTCGAGTGTCTTCAATCTGCGTTTGATTTCGCGATTCAGAGCCAAGGGTATGGTGCTCATTACCAAGGTGTTTATCCTGTGAAATGTAACCAGGATCGATTCGTTGTTGAGGATATTGTCAAGTTTGGATCTtcgtttcggtttggtttggaagCTGGCTCTAAACCTGAGATCCTTCTCGCTATGAGCTGCTTGTGTAAAGGTAACCCTGATGCCTTTCTTGTGTGTAATGGTTTCAAAGACGCTGAGTATGTGTCCTTGGCCCTGCTTGGGAGAAAGCTTGCGTTGAACTCTGTGATTGTGcttgagcaagaagaagagcttgatTTGGTTATTGAGCTTAGCCAGAAGATGAATGTGAGGCCTGTGATTGGGTTAAGGGCTAAGCTGAGGACTAAACACTCGGGGCATTTTGGTTCAACTTCAGGTGAAAAGGGCAAGTTTGGATTGACTACTACTCAGATTGTTCGTGTGGTGAGGAGGCTGAGCGAATCTGGTATGCTTGATTGTCTCCAGCTTCTGCATTTTCACATTGGTTCACAGATTCCATCGACTTCGTTGCTCTCTGATGGTGTTTCCGAGGCTGCTCAGCTTTACTGTGAACTTGTGCGTCTTGGTGCAAATATGAAAGTTTTCGATATCGGTGGTGGTTTGGGGATTGACTACGACGGGTCTAAATCTGGAGACTCGGATCTCTCTGTTGCTTATACTCTCGAGGAGTATGCTGAAGCTGTTGTAGCTTCTGTTCGCTTTGTGTGTGACAGGAGATCAGTGAAACATCCGGTGATATGCAGTGAAAGCGGTAGAGCTATAGTCTCTCATCACTCTGTGTTGATCTTTGAAGCTGTCTCGGTAGCTAAACCGATGGTTCATCATCAAGAGACTCCTAACGATATTCAGTTCCTGCTCGAAGGTGATGAGGAAGCTCTTGCCAATTACGAGGATATTTATGCTGCTTTGATGCGTGGAGACCGTGAAAGCTGCCTCCTTTATGTCGATCAGCTGAAGCAGAGGTGTGTTAAAGGTTTCAAAGAAGGTGTTTTCAGCATCGAGCAGTTAGCTTCTGTTGATGGGTTATGCGAGTGGGTGTTGAAGGCTATAGGTGCATCTGATC CGGTTCATACTTACAATATCAATCTATCAGTCTTCACTTCGATTCCTGATCTCTGGGGGATTGATCAGCTGTTTCCTATTGTTCCTATCCATAAGCTTGATCAAAGGCCAGGGGCTCGTGGGATCTTCTCGGATTTAACTTGTGACAGTGATGGGAAGATTAACAAGTTCATAGGCGGGGAAACCAGCTTGCCGTTGCATGAGCTTGACAACAATGGCAGTGGAGGAAGGTACTTTTTGGGTATGTTCCTTGGAGGGGCTTACGAGGAGGCGCTAGGTGGATTTCACAATCTGTTTGGTGGGCCAAGTGTGGTCCGTGTCTCGCAGAGTGATGGACCACACAGCTTTGCAGTGACCCGAGCCGTGCCTGGTCAGTCCTCAGCAGATGTTCTCCGACTAATGCAGCATGAACCTGAGCTAATGTTTCAGACCTTGAAGCACCGAGCAGAGGAAATGATGCATACCAAAAGCAGTAGCGATGAAgacgaagtagaagaagaagatgatgataatgagTTCAACGATGTCGCGGCTTGTCTCGATCGTTCGTTCCACAACATGCCGTATCTTGCAACTGAGCAGGCATCGCCAAGTAACTCTCTTTCAGCTGCGATCAATAACCTCGGGTTTTACTACTGCGAGGAAGACAGCTTCGATTACCTCTCTGTGTGA
- the LOC104729743 gene encoding arginine decarboxylase 2 isoform X1 — MPALACVCTSFVPPSYAFSNTTAADVFIPASSPTSAAQAPLSTCAIPASSPTSAAAASVVDSSRRWSSSLSSSLYRIDGWGAPYFVANPSGNISVRPHGSETLPHQDVDLLKIVKKVTDPKSSGGLGLQLPLIVRFPDVLKNRLECLQSAFDFAIQSQGYGAHYQGVYPVKCNQDRFVVEDIVKFGSSFRFGLEAGSKPEILLAMSCLCKGNPDAFLVCNGFKDAEYVSLALLGRKLALNSVIVLEQEEELDLVIELSQKMNVRPVIGLRAKLRTKHSGHFGSTSGEKGKFGLTTTQIVRVVRRLSESGMLDCLQLLHFHIGSQIPSTSLLSDGVSEAAQLYCELVRLGANMKVFDIGGGLGIDYDGSKSGDSDLSVAYTLEEYAEAVVASVRFVCDRRSVKHPVICSESGRAIVSHHSVLIFEAVSVAKPMVHHQETPNDIQFLLEGDEEALANYEDIYAALMRGDRESCLLYVDQLKQRCVKGFKEGVFSIEQLASVDGLCEWVLKAIGASDPVHTYNINLSVFTSIPDLWGIDQLFPIVPIHKLDQRPGARGIFSDLTCDSDGKINKFIGGETSLPLHELDNNGSGGRYFLGMFLGGAYEEALGGFHNLFGGPSVVRVSQSDGPHSFAVTRAVPGQSSADVLRLMQHEPELMFQTLKHRAEEMMHTKSSSDEDEVEEEDDDNEFNNVAACLDRSFHNMPYLATEQASPSNSLSAAINNLGFYYCEEDSFDYLSV, encoded by the exons ATGCCTGCTTTAGCTTGCGTTTGTACTTCCTTTGTTCCTCCTAGCTACGCTTTCTCCAACACCACCGCCGCTGATGTCTTTATCCCGGCGTCTTCACCAACTTCCGCCGCTCAGGCCCCGCTTAGCACATGTGCTATCCCGGCGTCTTCACCAACTTCCGCCGCCGCTGCTTCCGTTGTTGACAGCTCTCGCCGTTGGTCTTCCTCTCTCTCGTCGTCTCTTTACCGAATCGATGGATGGGGAGCTCCTTATTTCGTCGCTAATCCCTCTGGTAACATCTCTGTTCGTCCTCACGGCTCTGAGACTTTGCCTCACCAAGACGTCGATTTGCTCAAGATCGTTAAGAAGGTGACGGATCCGAAATCCTCCGGTGGTTTGGGGTTGCAGCTCCCTCTTATCGTTCGTTTCCCTGATGTGTTGAAGAACAGGCTCGAGTGTCTTCAATCTGCGTTTGATTTCGCGATTCAGAGCCAAGGGTATGGTGCTCATTACCAAGGTGTTTATCCTGTGAAATGTAACCAGGATCGATTCGTTGTTGAGGATATTGTCAAGTTTGGATCTtcgtttcggtttggtttggaagCTGGCTCTAAACCTGAGATCCTTCTCGCTATGAGCTGCTTGTGTAAAGGTAACCCTGATGCCTTTCTTGTGTGTAATGGTTTCAAAGACGCTGAGTATGTGTCCTTGGCCCTGCTTGGGAGAAAGCTTGCGTTGAACTCTGTGATTGTGcttgagcaagaagaagagcttgatTTGGTTATTGAGCTTAGCCAGAAGATGAATGTGAGGCCTGTGATTGGGTTAAGGGCTAAGCTGAGGACTAAACACTCGGGGCATTTTGGTTCAACTTCAGGTGAAAAGGGCAAGTTTGGATTGACTACTACTCAGATTGTTCGTGTGGTGAGGAGGCTGAGCGAATCTGGTATGCTTGATTGTCTCCAGCTTCTGCATTTTCACATTGGTTCACAGATTCCATCGACTTCGTTGCTCTCTGATGGTGTTTCCGAGGCTGCTCAGCTTTACTGTGAACTTGTGCGTCTTGGTGCAAATATGAAAGTTTTCGATATCGGTGGTGGTTTGGGGATTGACTACGACGGGTCTAAATCTGGAGACTCGGATCTCTCTGTTGCTTATACTCTCGAGGAGTATGCTGAAGCTGTTGTAGCTTCTGTTCGCTTTGTGTGTGACAGGAGATCAGTGAAACATCCGGTGATATGCAGTGAAAGCGGTAGAGCTATAGTCTCTCATCACTCTGTGTTGATCTTTGAAGCTGTCTCGGTAGCTAAACCGATGGTTCATCATCAAGAGACTCCTAACGATATTCAGTTCCTGCTCGAAGGTGATGAGGAAGCTCTTGCCAATTACGAGGATATTTATGCTGCTTTGATGCGTGGAGACCGTGAAAGCTGCCTCCTTTATGTCGATCAGCTGAAGCAGAGGTGTGTTAAAGGTTTCAAAGAAGGTGTTTTCAGCATCGAGCAGTTAGCTTCTGTTGATGGGTTATGCGAGTGGGTGTTGAAGGCTATAGGTGCATCTGATCCGGTTCATACTTACAATATCAATCTATCAGTCTTCACTTCGATTCCTGATCTCTGGGGGATTGATCAGCTGTTTCCTATTGTTCCTATCCATAAGCTTGATCAAAGGCCAGGGGCTCGTGGGATCTTCTCGGATTTAACTTGTGACAGTGATGGGAAGATTAACAAGTTCATAGGCGGGGAAACCAGCTTGCCGTTGCATGAGCTTGACAACAATGGCAGTGGAGGAAGGTACTTTTTGGGTATGTTCCTTGGAGGGGCTTACGAGGAGGCGCTAGGTGGATTTCACAATCTGTTTGGTGGGCCAAGTGTGGTCCGTGTCTCGCAGAGTGATGGACCACACAGCTTTGCAGTGACCCGAGCCGTGCCTGGTCAGTCCTCAGCAGATGTTCTCCGACTAATGCAGCATGAACCTGAGCTAATGTTTCAGACCTTGAAGCACCGAGCAGAGGAAATGATGCATACCAAAAGCAGTAGCGATGAAgacgaagtagaagaagaagatgatgataatgagTTCAACAATGTTGCGGCTTGTCTCGAT CGTTCGTTCCACAACATGCCGTATCTTGCAACTGAGCAGGCATCGCCAAGTAACTCTCTTTCAGCTGCGATCAATAACCTCGGGTTTTACTACTGCGAGGAAGACAGCTTCGATTACCTCTCTGTGTGA